A single genomic interval of Nitratidesulfovibrio sp. SRB-5 harbors:
- the dut gene encoding dUTP diphosphatase yields the protein MTSASSVIEGTPALRVRVRYLRDARALYALGDGPGGLAPATPFSAGMDLRACMDAEEAILPAGSRLAIPAGVAVEPLSPGAAGFVYSRSGLGTRMGLTVSQGVGVIDPDYRGEIVVSLLNTSGEERRIRRGERIAQLVFQPYFHALVEEANALGETARGAGGFGHTGAL from the coding sequence GTGACAAGTGCAAGCAGCGTTATCGAGGGAACTCCGGCGTTGCGGGTGCGGGTGCGCTACCTGCGCGACGCCCGGGCGCTGTACGCTCTTGGCGACGGCCCCGGCGGCCTTGCCCCGGCCACGCCGTTTTCCGCGGGCATGGACCTGCGCGCCTGCATGGACGCGGAAGAGGCGATCCTGCCTGCCGGGTCGCGGCTGGCCATCCCCGCCGGGGTGGCCGTGGAGCCCCTGTCGCCCGGCGCGGCGGGGTTCGTGTACTCGCGCAGCGGGCTTGGCACGCGCATGGGGCTTACCGTCAGCCAGGGGGTCGGCGTCATCGACCCCGACTATCGCGGCGAGATCGTGGTCTCGCTGCTGAACACCTCTGGCGAGGAACGACGAATTCGCCGTGGCGAGCGCATCGCGCAGCTAGTGTTCCAGCCGTATTTCCACGCCCTCGTCGAAGAGGCGAATGCCCTTGGCGAGACGGCGCGCGGCGCGGGCGGGTTCGGGCATACCGGCGCTCTGTAG
- the glgP gene encoding alpha-glucan family phosphorylase: protein MQPLKVFSVIPKLPEGLEGLWELAYNLWFSWNSDMETIFSQMDQRLWQESYRNPVWFLNHVPQRTLEELSRDAFFKERLADAVEQLRQYVGRPSPHKFEGVATGTPAVAYFSLEFGLALCLPIYSGGLGILAGDHLKSASDLNVPLVGIGIAYQQGYFRQYMTPDGWQQERYPVYDFEQMPMRPALTPDGQPAVVRLDVGDRPLAARIWQVAVGRVTLYLLDTNLPENPPDFRQITERLYGGNIEMRLWQEILLGIGGIKALKVLGIDPKVIHMNEGHSAFAGLERVRLYMKEHGLPFEAATEVAASGSIFTTHTPVPAGNDRFAPDLMHRYFESYARDMGLAFKVFMALGREAPHDDAEPFCMTVLALRLSRANNGVSTLHGRVSRNMWKQVWHQFPVEDVPIGALTNGVHAPTWVAQDIGMLYDRYLGSNWREDPDCARAWSQVDTISDAEFWRTHERLRARLVDFVRERLRRQLAAQGARRQDIQAAEEVLNPEALTIGFARRFATYKRANLLLQDRERLERILGDRERPVQFIIAGKAHPQDQGGKQLIKDLIAFSRSQGANMSVVFLEDYDMEVASYLVTGCDVWLNNPRRPLEACGTSGMKAMLNGVVQFSTLDGWWDEAYRPDNSLGWAIGKGEEYDDPDYQDFVEMQTLYNILENDIIPEFYDRGRGGLPRSWIRRMKAALKELAPRYNSHRMVLDYLGTAYSPAHGYYMRLARDGFVPARELSEWRMDMMTKWSAVQIRNVRSRVEDTLHVGDSLRVEAELYLDDIAAEHVLVQLYAGPLGQDGSFAQRQLTVMTPEGERRDGWQTFSGSTRPAEAGRFGFTVRAAPVHPLLADPHSLGLIRWASPA, encoded by the coding sequence ATGCAGCCGCTCAAGGTCTTCAGCGTCATCCCCAAGCTGCCCGAAGGGCTCGAAGGGTTGTGGGAACTGGCCTACAACCTCTGGTTCTCGTGGAACAGCGACATGGAGACCATCTTCTCGCAGATGGACCAGCGCCTGTGGCAGGAAAGCTACCGCAACCCGGTATGGTTCCTGAACCACGTGCCCCAGCGCACCCTTGAGGAACTCTCTCGCGACGCGTTCTTCAAGGAACGATTGGCCGATGCCGTGGAGCAGTTGCGCCAGTACGTGGGCAGGCCGTCGCCCCACAAGTTCGAGGGCGTCGCCACCGGCACGCCCGCCGTGGCCTATTTCAGCCTGGAATTCGGCCTGGCCCTGTGCCTGCCCATCTATTCCGGCGGCCTCGGCATTCTGGCGGGCGACCACCTGAAGTCGGCCAGCGACCTCAACGTGCCGCTGGTGGGCATCGGCATTGCCTATCAGCAGGGATATTTCCGCCAGTACATGACCCCCGACGGCTGGCAGCAGGAACGCTACCCCGTCTACGATTTCGAGCAGATGCCCATGCGCCCTGCCCTGACGCCCGACGGCCAGCCCGCCGTGGTGCGGCTGGACGTGGGCGACCGCCCCCTTGCGGCGCGCATCTGGCAGGTGGCCGTTGGCCGCGTGACCCTGTACCTGCTGGACACCAACCTGCCGGAAAACCCGCCCGACTTCCGCCAGATCACCGAACGGCTGTACGGCGGCAACATCGAAATGCGCCTGTGGCAGGAAATCCTGCTGGGCATCGGCGGCATCAAGGCGCTGAAGGTGCTGGGCATCGACCCCAAGGTCATCCACATGAACGAGGGGCATTCCGCCTTCGCGGGGCTTGAGCGGGTGCGGCTGTACATGAAGGAGCACGGGCTGCCCTTCGAGGCCGCAACGGAGGTTGCCGCCTCCGGCTCCATCTTCACCACGCACACCCCGGTGCCCGCAGGCAACGATCGCTTCGCCCCGGACCTGATGCACCGCTACTTCGAATCCTACGCCCGCGACATGGGGCTGGCCTTCAAGGTGTTCATGGCCCTTGGGCGAGAAGCCCCCCACGACGACGCGGAACCCTTCTGCATGACCGTGCTGGCCCTGCGCCTGTCGCGCGCCAACAACGGCGTCTCCACCCTGCATGGCCGCGTGTCGCGCAACATGTGGAAGCAGGTGTGGCACCAGTTCCCGGTGGAGGACGTGCCCATCGGCGCACTGACCAACGGGGTGCACGCGCCCACCTGGGTGGCCCAGGACATCGGCATGCTGTACGACAGGTACCTTGGCTCCAACTGGCGCGAGGACCCGGACTGCGCCCGCGCCTGGAGCCAGGTGGACACCATTTCCGACGCCGAGTTCTGGCGCACCCACGAACGGCTGCGCGCCCGGCTGGTGGACTTCGTGCGCGAGCGGCTGCGCCGCCAGCTGGCCGCGCAGGGGGCGCGGCGGCAGGACATCCAGGCCGCCGAAGAGGTGCTGAACCCCGAGGCCCTGACCATCGGCTTTGCCCGGCGCTTCGCCACCTACAAGCGCGCCAACCTGCTGTTGCAGGACCGCGAACGGCTGGAACGCATCCTGGGCGACCGCGAACGCCCGGTGCAGTTCATCATCGCGGGCAAGGCGCACCCCCAGGACCAGGGCGGCAAGCAGCTGATCAAGGATCTGATCGCCTTCAGCCGTTCGCAGGGCGCGAACATGAGCGTGGTCTTTCTGGAAGACTACGACATGGAGGTGGCCTCGTACCTGGTCACGGGCTGCGACGTGTGGCTGAACAACCCCCGTCGCCCCCTGGAGGCCTGCGGCACCAGCGGCATGAAGGCCATGCTCAACGGCGTGGTGCAGTTCTCCACCCTGGACGGCTGGTGGGACGAGGCCTACAGGCCGGACAACAGCCTGGGCTGGGCCATCGGCAAGGGCGAGGAATACGACGACCCGGACTACCAGGACTTCGTGGAGATGCAGACCCTCTACAACATCCTGGAAAACGACATCATCCCGGAATTCTACGACCGAGGCCGGGGCGGCCTGCCCCGCTCGTGGATACGCCGCATGAAGGCCGCGCTGAAGGAGCTTGCCCCCCGCTACAACTCGCACCGCATGGTGCTGGACTATCTGGGCACGGCCTATTCCCCGGCCCACGGCTACTACATGCGCCTCGCGCGCGACGGCTTCGTCCCGGCGCGCGAGCTTTCCGAATGGCGCATGGACATGATGACCAAGTGGAGCGCGGTACAGATCCGCAACGTGCGCAGCCGGGTGGAGGACACCCTGCACGTGGGCGATTCGCTGCGGGTGGAGGCGGAACTGTACCTCGACGACATCGCGGCGGAACACGTGCTCGTCCAGTTGTACGCCGGGCCGCTGGGGCAGGACGGCTCCTTTGCCCAGCGCCAGCTGACGGTCATGACCCCCGAGGGCGAACGGCGCGACGGCTGGCAGACCTTCAGCGGCAGCACCCGCCCGGCGGAGGCCGGACGCTTCGGCTTTACCGTGCGGGCCGCACCGGTGCACCCGCTGCTGGCAGACCCGCATTCGCTGGGCCTCATCCGCTGGGCCTCGCCCGCATAG